The Halobacterium litoreum genome includes a region encoding these proteins:
- a CDS encoding PAS domain-containing sensor histidine kinase, translating to MNGDTEATRLAAFFNSSPDAILVVGSDGEIRRANDRATELFGYDRTELEGAPVERLVPLADRDDHPEHRDAYFENPSSRPMGAGLDLRGRRKDGSTFPVDISLSPVATGDEPEVIAAVRDTAEQERLRRKYRTLLETAPDAAVVADADTGEILEVNRAATDLVDATEDELVGRPQTALHPSEDAARYQSLFDSHRRGEQTTAARFGDDDPLLVETATGRRIPVEVSAQRTELQDQTVVVTMYRDVSERRRYERDLYHQIDRLERLSEVLSHDLRNPLNVAEGNLELARESEDWERLENVERAHDRMRDIVEDALTMVRGGAEVNAVEPLELAAVVDECWENVATADATLTVATDGVLYADENRATHLFENLFRNAIEHGGDSVAVTVGVSDDGFFVADDGPGIPAEERESVFESGWTTASDGSGLGLSIVADIAAAHDWTVDATESADGGARFEFRGVRTAPYDDAFATDD from the coding sequence ATGAACGGAGACACAGAGGCGACACGGCTCGCGGCCTTCTTCAACAGTTCGCCCGACGCGATTCTCGTCGTCGGGTCGGACGGCGAGATTCGGCGCGCGAACGACCGCGCGACCGAACTGTTCGGCTACGACCGAACCGAGTTGGAGGGCGCGCCCGTCGAACGCCTCGTGCCGCTCGCCGACCGCGACGACCACCCCGAGCACCGCGACGCGTACTTCGAGAACCCGTCGTCGCGCCCGATGGGGGCCGGCCTCGACCTGCGCGGCCGCCGGAAGGACGGGTCGACGTTCCCCGTGGACATCAGCCTGAGTCCGGTGGCGACCGGCGACGAACCGGAGGTCATCGCGGCGGTTCGGGACACGGCAGAACAGGAGCGGTTGCGCCGGAAGTACCGGACGCTGCTGGAGACGGCGCCGGACGCGGCGGTCGTCGCCGACGCTGACACGGGAGAGATTCTGGAAGTGAACCGCGCCGCGACCGACCTCGTGGACGCCACCGAGGACGAACTGGTGGGCCGGCCACAGACCGCGCTCCACCCGTCCGAGGACGCGGCCCGGTATCAGTCGCTGTTCGACAGTCACCGGCGCGGGGAGCAGACGACCGCGGCGCGGTTCGGCGACGACGACCCGCTGCTCGTCGAGACGGCGACCGGGCGCCGGATACCCGTCGAGGTGAGCGCGCAGCGAACCGAACTCCAGGACCAGACGGTCGTCGTGACGATGTACCGCGACGTCTCCGAGCGCCGCCGGTACGAGCGCGACCTCTACCACCAAATCGACCGACTGGAGCGCCTCTCGGAGGTGTTGTCCCACGACCTCCGCAACCCCCTGAACGTCGCGGAGGGGAACCTCGAACTCGCCCGCGAGAGCGAGGACTGGGAGCGACTGGAGAACGTCGAGCGCGCCCACGACCGGATGCGGGACATCGTCGAGGACGCGCTGACGATGGTGCGGGGCGGCGCCGAGGTGAACGCGGTCGAACCCCTCGAGCTGGCGGCGGTCGTCGACGAGTGCTGGGAGAACGTCGCGACGGCGGACGCGACGCTGACCGTGGCGACCGACGGCGTCCTGTACGCCGACGAGAACCGCGCCACGCACCTCTTCGAGAACCTCTTCCGGAATGCGATAGAGCACGGCGGCGACAGCGTGGCGGTGACCGTCGGCGTGTCCGACGACGGCTTTTTCGTCGCCGACGACGGCCCCGGCATCCCCGCCGAGGAACGCGAGTCCGTCTTCGAGTCGGGGTGGACGACGGCCTCGGACGGCTCCGGGCTCGGCTTGAGCATCGTCGCGGACATCGCCGCCGCCCACGACTGGACCGTCGACGCGACCGAAAGCGCGGACGGCGGCGCGCGCTTCGAGTTCCGTGGCGTTCGGACGGCGCCCTACGACGACGCGTTCGCGACCGACGACTGA
- a CDS encoding alkaline phosphatase family protein, whose amino-acid sequence MLDSARADALRRDELADGYVRPDYGGYCFAGVPAAAASVVGADLGDGLPADAFDGVDASADHVLVLFLDSLGFAQFERVAGETPLLDSFVESGRVTPLTSTYPSETAACVTTMHTGREPVEHGMLGWNGYDPDADTVYETLPYAAKDGGDLSLAPGDLFDGAPVYERLADAGVDSHVVEPDYGPGYGDASTVGATTHHYAGASGFALGVRDALRAADAPSYTYAYYPGIDTASHHHGPESAEYDATVREVCAALETAFGALDDATAENTVVCLVADHGQVPVDGGTELEATGVLEHVPTDRSGTPLVLGGPRNVHLRVTDEAAARDCLADLDALVFSRAEALAEGLWGRGEPGGAFDRNCGDLLVVPREGALWTGDEAGELALAGMHGGLHPDEMLVPFGAARLTALR is encoded by the coding sequence ATGCTCGATTCGGCCCGCGCCGACGCCCTCCGGCGCGACGAACTCGCAGACGGCTACGTTCGCCCCGACTACGGCGGCTACTGTTTCGCCGGCGTGCCGGCGGCGGCCGCGTCGGTGGTCGGCGCGGACCTCGGCGACGGCCTGCCCGCGGACGCCTTCGACGGCGTGGACGCGAGCGCCGACCACGTCCTCGTCCTGTTCCTCGACTCGCTGGGGTTCGCGCAGTTCGAACGCGTCGCGGGCGAGACGCCGCTCCTCGACTCGTTCGTCGAATCGGGACGGGTGACGCCGCTCACGTCGACGTACCCCTCGGAGACGGCGGCGTGCGTGACGACGATGCACACCGGCCGCGAGCCGGTCGAACACGGGATGCTCGGGTGGAACGGCTACGACCCGGACGCTGACACCGTCTACGAGACGCTGCCGTACGCCGCGAAGGACGGCGGCGACCTATCGCTCGCGCCGGGTGACCTCTTCGACGGTGCGCCCGTCTACGAGCGCCTCGCCGACGCGGGCGTCGACTCCCACGTCGTCGAACCCGACTACGGACCGGGGTACGGTGACGCGTCCACCGTCGGCGCGACCACCCATCACTACGCGGGAGCGTCGGGGTTCGCGCTCGGCGTGCGGGACGCGCTGCGCGCCGCCGACGCGCCGTCGTACACGTACGCCTACTATCCCGGTATCGACACGGCGAGCCACCACCACGGCCCCGAGAGCGCCGAGTACGACGCGACCGTCCGCGAGGTGTGTGCGGCGCTGGAGACGGCGTTTGGGGCGCTCGACGACGCCACCGCGGAGAACACCGTCGTCTGTCTGGTCGCCGACCACGGGCAGGTGCCCGTCGACGGCGGCACCGAACTGGAGGCGACCGGCGTCCTCGAACACGTCCCCACCGACCGGTCGGGAACACCCCTCGTGCTCGGCGGCCCGCGGAACGTCCACCTCCGGGTGACCGACGAAGCCGCCGCCCGCGACTGTCTCGCCGACCTCGACGCGCTCGTGTTCTCCCGAGCGGAAGCGCTCGCGGAGGGACTGTGGGGCCGCGGCGAGCCGGGTGGGGCGTTCGACCGGAACTGCGGGGACCTCCTCGTCGTCCCACGCGAGGGCGCGCTCTGGACGGGCGACGAAGCCGGAGAACTGGCGCTCGCCGGCATGCACGGCGGCCTCCACCCCGACGAGATGCTCGTGCCGTTCGGGGCGGCGCGCCTGACCGCGCTTCGGTAG
- the aroA gene encoding 3-phosphoshikimate 1-carboxyvinyltransferase: MQATVTNSRVSGTARAPPSKSYTHRALLAAGYADGALVRDPLVSADTKATARAVDAFGGDEEREDGDWEVTGFGGRPDVPADVIDCANSGTTMRLVTGAAALADGTTVLTGDESLRSRPHGPLLAAVGDLGGQARSTRGNGQAPLVVDGPIEGGTTSIPGDVSSQFVTSLLMAGAVTDRGVEVELTTELKSAPYVDITLDVLDAFGVDAEERRDGYRVPGDQFYEPTDGEYAVPGDFSSASYLLAAGALAADGEVVVEGARPSAQGDAAIVDILADMGATIDWRESEGRITVERSALAGVEVSVADTPDLLPTIAVLGAAADGTTRITDAEHVRYKETDRVSAMAEELASMGASVEEHPDELVVRGGESDLSGAHVDGRGDHRLVMALAVAGLVADGETTIDGAEHVDVSFPDFFDALYGLGAAVNV; the protein is encoded by the coding sequence ATGCAAGCGACTGTCACGAACTCGCGGGTGAGCGGGACGGCCCGCGCCCCGCCGTCGAAGAGTTACACGCACCGCGCGCTGCTCGCGGCGGGGTACGCCGACGGCGCGCTCGTCCGCGACCCGCTCGTGAGCGCGGACACGAAGGCGACGGCGCGAGCGGTGGACGCGTTCGGCGGCGACGAAGAGCGCGAGGACGGCGACTGGGAGGTGACGGGGTTCGGCGGACGCCCGGACGTACCGGCGGACGTCATCGACTGCGCGAACTCCGGGACGACGATGCGACTCGTGACGGGCGCCGCGGCGCTCGCGGACGGCACGACCGTCCTCACGGGCGACGAGTCCCTGCGGTCGCGACCCCACGGACCACTGCTGGCGGCGGTCGGCGACCTCGGCGGGCAGGCGCGCTCGACGCGCGGGAACGGGCAGGCGCCGCTCGTCGTCGACGGCCCCATCGAGGGCGGCACCACGTCGATTCCGGGCGACGTCTCCTCGCAGTTCGTCACCTCGCTGCTGATGGCGGGCGCGGTCACCGACCGCGGCGTCGAGGTCGAACTGACGACCGAACTGAAGTCCGCGCCGTACGTCGACATCACGCTGGACGTACTGGACGCGTTCGGCGTCGACGCCGAGGAGCGCCGGGACGGCTACCGCGTCCCCGGCGACCAGTTCTACGAACCGACCGACGGCGAGTACGCGGTGCCGGGTGACTTCTCGTCGGCCTCGTACCTGCTCGCGGCGGGCGCGCTCGCGGCCGACGGCGAAGTCGTCGTGGAGGGCGCCCGCCCGAGCGCGCAGGGCGACGCCGCCATCGTCGACATTCTGGCGGACATGGGCGCGACGATAGACTGGCGCGAGAGCGAGGGCCGCATCACCGTCGAGCGCTCGGCGCTCGCGGGCGTCGAGGTGTCCGTCGCGGACACCCCCGACCTCCTCCCGACCATCGCGGTGCTGGGGGCGGCGGCCGACGGCACGACCCGAATCACGGACGCCGAGCACGTCCGGTACAAGGAGACCGACCGCGTGAGCGCGATGGCCGAGGAGTTGGCGTCGATGGGCGCGAGCGTCGAGGAACACCCCGACGAACTGGTCGTGCGCGGCGGCGAGAGCGACCTCTCGGGTGCGCACGTCGACGGCCGCGGCGACCACCGCCTCGTGATGGCGCTCGCCGTCGCCGGCCTCGTTGCGGACGGCGAGACGACCATCGACGGCGCCGAGCACGTCGACGTGTCGTTCCCCGACTTCTTCGACGCGCTGTACGGTCTCGGCGCGGCCGTAAACGTGTAA
- a CDS encoding M24 family metallopeptidase, whose product MDPDFSRLDEFLDERGLDGYAFHDDDSNSDLLYTTGFGAPDPFFAVYTPEATGILASSLEYGRAKRESRADAVKRLSDYDFQAKRAEHGPEAAQQLVRAEFLADLGCESVAVGSSFPVGTADGLRDEGVAVTVDADNVVMDIRATKTDEEIEHVRTAQRANEAAMARAEELIRGAEPVDGVLHHDGEPLTSEFVQQEIEIELLRHGCALDDTIVAGGAQAADPHDRGSGPLAADEMVIVDIFPRDKASKYHADMTRTFLNGEASETQREWYDVTEKALHAALDVVEAGVTGEEVNQAVVDVYDDHGFPTIFTDPETETGFIHSTGHGVGLDVHEMPSISHGGDELRAGHVITIEPGLYDPDVGGVRIEDIIVVTEDGYENLTDYEISLV is encoded by the coding sequence ATGGACCCCGACTTCTCGCGACTGGACGAATTCCTCGACGAGCGCGGCCTCGACGGCTACGCGTTCCACGACGACGACTCGAACTCCGACCTCCTCTACACCACCGGGTTCGGCGCACCCGACCCCTTCTTCGCCGTCTACACGCCCGAGGCGACGGGCATCCTCGCGTCCTCGCTGGAGTACGGGCGCGCGAAACGCGAGAGCCGCGCTGACGCCGTGAAACGCCTCTCGGACTACGACTTCCAGGCGAAGCGCGCCGAGCACGGCCCGGAGGCCGCCCAGCAGTTGGTGCGCGCCGAGTTCCTCGCGGACCTCGGCTGCGAGTCCGTCGCCGTCGGGTCGTCGTTCCCGGTCGGCACCGCCGACGGCCTGCGCGACGAGGGCGTCGCCGTCACCGTCGACGCGGACAACGTCGTGATGGACATCCGCGCGACGAAGACCGACGAGGAAATCGAACACGTGCGCACCGCCCAGCGCGCCAACGAGGCGGCGATGGCGCGCGCCGAGGAACTGATTCGGGGCGCCGAACCGGTCGACGGCGTCCTCCACCACGACGGCGAACCGCTCACCAGCGAGTTCGTCCAACAGGAGATAGAGATAGAACTGCTCCGCCACGGCTGTGCGCTCGACGACACCATCGTCGCGGGCGGCGCGCAGGCCGCCGACCCCCACGACCGCGGGAGCGGCCCGCTCGCGGCCGACGAGATGGTCATCGTCGACATCTTTCCGCGGGACAAGGCGTCGAAGTACCACGCCGACATGACCCGCACCTTCCTCAACGGCGAGGCCTCCGAGACCCAACGCGAGTGGTACGACGTGACCGAGAAAGCCCTCCACGCCGCCCTCGACGTTGTGGAGGCGGGCGTCACCGGCGAGGAAGTCAATCAGGCGGTCGTGGACGTCTACGACGACCACGGCTTCCCCACCATCTTCACCGACCCCGAGACGGAGACGGGGTTCATCCACTCGACGGGCCACGGCGTCGGCCTCGACGTCCACGAGATGCCCTCCATCTCCCACGGCGGCGACGAACTCCGCGCCGGCCACGTCATCACCATCGAACCCGGCCTCTACGACCCGGACGTCGGCGGCGTCCGCATCGAGGACATAATCGTCGTCACCGAGGACGGCTACGAGAACCTCACCGACTACGAGATTTCGCTGGTCTGA
- a CDS encoding PAS domain-containing protein yields the protein MSDSMAVLSVAASARSRASFERSLPQFASVDVRSAADGAGALDALSAAPADCVLAEHGAGSDALAVLRLVRDANPAVPVVVFERAGADSVAADAISLDVTEYVRERDAEDALAAVARTCHDAASSYRAERDVAMLNELARNVYERMTDAFFALDRDWRFTYLNAAAEELLEVDSDEVVGENVWEAFPEAIERDFYTEYHRAMATQEPVTVHEYYPPLDKTFAVRAFPSEDGLSVHFRSVVSDTDATREDPVMELTNVLSSDLADSIDAVRADVAALDEACDCEGAPIDDVAASLDRMEDLVNHAVRLASERPMPADRDR from the coding sequence ATGAGCGACAGCATGGCCGTCCTCTCGGTCGCCGCGAGCGCGCGGAGTCGAGCGTCGTTCGAGCGCTCGCTCCCGCAGTTCGCGTCCGTCGACGTGCGCTCGGCGGCCGACGGCGCGGGCGCGCTCGACGCGCTGTCCGCGGCGCCCGCCGACTGCGTTCTCGCGGAACACGGCGCGGGAAGCGACGCGCTCGCCGTCCTGCGGTTGGTTCGCGACGCGAACCCGGCGGTGCCGGTCGTGGTGTTCGAGCGCGCGGGCGCCGACTCGGTGGCCGCCGACGCCATCTCGCTGGACGTGACCGAGTACGTCCGCGAGCGCGACGCCGAGGACGCGCTCGCCGCGGTGGCGCGGACGTGTCACGACGCCGCGTCGAGTTACCGCGCCGAGCGCGACGTAGCGATGCTGAACGAGCTCGCGCGGAACGTCTACGAGCGCATGACGGACGCCTTCTTCGCGCTCGACCGGGACTGGCGGTTCACGTACCTGAACGCCGCCGCCGAGGAGTTACTGGAGGTCGACAGCGACGAGGTCGTCGGCGAGAACGTCTGGGAGGCGTTCCCGGAAGCCATCGAGCGCGACTTCTACACCGAGTACCACCGCGCGATGGCGACCCAGGAGCCGGTGACCGTCCACGAGTACTATCCGCCCCTGGACAAGACGTTCGCGGTGCGCGCGTTCCCCTCGGAGGACGGCCTGTCGGTCCACTTCCGGTCGGTCGTCTCGGACACCGACGCCACCCGCGAGGACCCCGTGATGGAGTTGACGAACGTGTTGTCCTCGGACCTCGCGGACTCCATCGACGCGGTCCGCGCGGACGTCGCGGCGCTCGACGAGGCGTGTGACTGCGAGGGCGCGCCGATAGACGACGTGGCCGCGTCGCTGGACCGCATGGAGGACCTCGTGAACCACGCGGTGCGGTTGGCGAGCGAGCGGCCGATGCCCGCCGACCGCGACCGGTAA